DNA from Clarias gariepinus isolate MV-2021 ecotype Netherlands chromosome 8, CGAR_prim_01v2, whole genome shotgun sequence:
TAAACTCTTTGTAATATTTAGTCCTGCTAACCTATTTATACCAACCAGTACTGTTCATATGTAAGTGTGCTTTGTGCTTGTTATATACCTACTTggcataatattttttctttaaaattttgtaaCAGGACACCTTTGTCAGTTTCTTTTACACATTGTGTTtcataagcattaaaaaaactgaatgaTACAAATGATGCAAGGTCAGTTATCATCAATGCATAGATCCAAAAAGCATCATATTACTTTCAAAATGTAAACTAGAATAGTTTCTCATATCCTTCTAATAATACACTGAATTTAACACTGAGCTTTTTCTATACAGCATTTAAGATGGCAAAGCATTCTGGGTACTAAGATTCAAAACTAGCTGTGGCTCCATCTAGTGGCAAATAACAgtaatgtacaaaaaaacataagaagaagagaagaaaaatatttaaaaaaacgcttatcatgtttttttatttacagacatTAGCCTTTGTGTTTTGACATGTCTTAATTTTGTGTGTTCTGGCTATAAACAACAATTTTGTTCTGATACTTTGATTCACACACCCcagctataaaatataaatgaatgtaaagttttttttgcacatttagaTTCTGCCTGATGTTGAGGCAAaattgagacaaaaaaaaaaaaaaaaaacagttgaatAATTTTAATCCACATTGAAAaatcaaaaaggaaaaaaaggacacCCTTCCTGTTTCCACAACCAATAAACATGTGCCTAGCATGTAGtactaataaaacacacaagatTAATTAACCATCGGAAAGTGTAACTACTTTTATAAAAGCAGAACCTTCAGAAGTCCCACTGGTGGTTTGTTCCTTAAGCACTCTAATGTGTGTCAAAAGTGAAATGACAGCCTCCATGATCAACAATATGgtgcattcttaaaaaaaaaaaaaaaggaaaaaagaatgcACCAGTCaatgtactgaaaaaaaattatgcaataaAATTCTAAACATCTTAATTGATCATTTCAAATTTACTGTGGTGAtgtacagttataaaaaaaaaaatactaatttaaTTGTAGTTTCAGAAGTCAGTGTTATACATTATACTGTCCCAGCAGTGCAATGCAAAAACACATGTAAGCAGTGGCCATGAGTTAATGTTAACCCACTGAGCTAATTCTAGCACCACCAACAGAACTGTTGCTCACTCAGTATTTTTGTTTACTGCCcaattctgtgtaaactctaaaCACTGTTGAGTGTAAATGTTCCAACATATTAATAGTTTGTAAAATATTCAAACCAGCCCATTTGGTACCACCAACCTTGCCACTGTTAAAATCACAGAGATCTAATATATCTTCATTCTAAGGtttaatgtgaacattaactaacGCATATGACCAGCATCTGCATGATGTTTTGAATTGTGCTGCTACAACAgaattggctgattagataactaCACAAATGTGAAGTTGTATACTTGTTATACATCATATAATAACAGCACACAAACTCTCGTTTCAAAGTGTCCCTGCTTATTAATAATCGTTATTCTACAAaggattgtattttttaaatttttgtaataCCTTTAttctataattatttattaagtttttcTGCTCTTTCTTTGTTCCGATCTGGTATTGCCTGTTCATCATCTGATCAGTCtattggatttgtttgtttgtattaataaaACCTGCACTTGCATCCAACATGATTGATGTAATGATAGAGGTCATCAAGGATTACGAACTTCTAAAGGTCCCCAGGCTGATGTCTCTTTCactaaaaattaaagaaatgatttTTAACCATTAATGGAAActccatacatactgtactttaatacagaaataaatctgGTATATGGTGGTAATAGACTGTGCCTATGTAATTAAGGATCCAGTAATCCTtataattcactcactcactcactcactcatcgtctataccgcttaatccagtatacagggtcgtgggaggcctggagcctatcccaggagacgtagGGCACAAGACATGGTAACCTTGGACAGGGTACCAaatcatcgcagggcacacacacactcacacactgtctaatataaatgtctttggactgtgggaagaatcCGAAGAACCCAAAGTAAACTCAACCAGACCTGAGCCCCTGtactcagaccctggaggtgcaaggcgacagtgataaccaaTACGccaccatccggccctccatataattacatttatttatgattaaataacaaataatttataattacatatttcttattttaaaataaatttacagatCATCTACTAAATATAGTACACAGTTTTATTAGTTAACACAAGTACCTGGATGTCACTGAAGAAGACATGGTTTCCGagattttctgttttattgttttctagCTTCCGTTTGAGCTCAATGAAGCACTGAATGGCCGGTGACCTCTCAAACCTTAAACCATTGTCTCTGAAGGACAGAATAGCTGAGAATTGCTTTTTActtgaaattgaaaaaaatattgttagaACATGATATCTCAAATGTGCTGTACTATGTGATAAACATAGATTGCTATAAACAATAAGAAACCGTGCTTACCTTATGTCTGGGTAATTTTCAACCAATGGGTTTAAGACATTCTTTATATCTTTCTCATGTTCCTGTTTAATGATTTCACTGATATAAAATCCCAAAGAGTGAAGCCAGTCTAGCGTGGATCCCTGAACAACAGGaatacattttcaatatttCACTGCATAATGAGAAGTACTTGCAATCTAGTAAATTACAAAAATctgaacacatacagtacagtaacctCTCTCTTACCATTTCACAGAACAGTTTATTAAGCACATTGCACTGCTCATTAATTTTAGCTGCAGCATCctcattttttttgcctttgcaGGAATATTTATTCCTCAGTAGTTCAGATATGTACCCCTTCATCACAAGGTAATGCACATCATTGGCAAAAGTCTACAGAGGAAGAGAAGGTTAggataatactgtatgtagcatATTCGATAATAATACTCTTTTCTTAAACTGGACTTCTTAACCAGGAGTCCAAATGATCATACTCACTTGTGCAGGTAGCTGTCTCATGGATGTGCTATATCCAGAGTAAGTCTCTATTCTGTTAACTAATTCATTAAAATCAGTATCTGTGTTGAGCCAATCCTTGGTCATTAGACGTCCCAAGTAGAGctgaaacaaataaagaaaaaaagaaagaataaggaGTCTGCATTAACAATTCTTTTATATCACCTGGCTGTTTTATCAACCTTATAGCAATTCACACAAATGGGAAAATTTGTTATATATAACCCCTACATCCAAATCAGCTAACCTCAATTTCAGCTCTAAATTGTTTCAGAAGAGCTTGTCTCAAATGACCAATAAATCCATCAACCTCTGTGATAAGTTCTTGCACCTGCTTTGAACACTTCTCTCTATAGCCCTCTATGTGCTCTCTGGAACAAAAACATACCaaatatgaacatttattatatatttataaccaATACAGAGATTACAAAACTGGGATAGTGTCATGTTTCTAAGAGGCTTGCAAGATTTCAATAACCTCACCCAAGCATTCATAGtttatatcgctttatcctgtatacagggtcaggaagcctatcccaggaaactatGGTCACGAGGTAGAGTACACCAATAGATGGGGTGcccatccatcgcagggcacacacacacacacacacacatacagacacacacacatacacacacacccttattcacacacttctggcaatttgggaacgccaattagccaatGTGCTGGATAATCGGCCCAAGCACAATGATCAATTACTGCCTCTGAATCATTAGTCTTACTGCAGACTTACTTAAGGGAGCTAAAACTGTTGATATAGGCAACATGATATTCAGCCCACAGGCAGCTGTCCAGTAAGTCTGACTCCAACAAAGTGCGGCTGTGCTCTGAAAATTCCACTTCAAATCtaaattacatgaacataaattGAACAATTACATAACTAAAAGGCAACTTTGGCAATGTATAAACTGGTTGTTCCATAGAtgtcaaatacattttatacaccagttaggttttatattttaagtttaCAATAGGACACATGAAAGCagcatttatttaccttttgGGAAAGTGTTTCAGAGCCTccatacatttacatacagCCATCTTTTCCAGATTCCCATCAATTTTTGCAGAACTATCAGAATATTTCCTAATCAACTAAATGAGAAAGAGTCTATTTTGATGAGAGTACCCTTACATTTGACTAAATATTACCCATCATCATTGTCACAAATgtatttaagttttaataaatgaCAAGTATAAGAAACCTGCTTATCCCAACTAATCAAACATGCTGTCAGTTGACAAAGTAGGCCAAAACATTGCAGGTCACACAGAACACACAACAAGCAATTTCGTGAAAGTAGATTCTTCATGGAAATATGGTTTCCATACATCACAGATATCTGTATAAACTTCAGAGGTCAGGAATATTtcgtctttttctctcttgggTGTTACTTTCTTCTTCCATATATTCTCTTTTTCAGTATTAATAATATTGCCAATTGAGGCAGGTAGATTCtcctgataaaaaaataaaaaaagaaatattattattattaattaattaatatgagTTAGCAACAAAACCAAGCATTTTATTGCTGAAATTAACATGGCTGTTTCTTACCTGGAGACAGTCAAAATAAGATTTCTTAATCTGACCTAGCAAGTCATCAGACAGTGTGAAAAACTTCAGCTCCTTCATCTCTGGTTGCAAAGATGGACTGCTAAGAATCATCCCACTGCAAAGTACAATGAAAATTTGGTTTGAATTAGATTTTATTGTTAACTACTCCCTACAAATATCTGTAATGCTTAGGGCAAGTTCTCACCTATGATATTGGTTGATAGCAAAATCCAATAACGCATTATAATCTTTCAGTTCTGTGACCTGTCCCAGAAGCACTTTTAAATGATCACTTACAAACTCATGACAAGATATAGCATAGGTTTCAAACACTTGAAATTTTGGTGGATACAAATTCTGAATCTCTGCCTTTACCATTTCCAGCAGCTCCACAATCTTTTTACCCAAAAGTTCCAAGTGTACTCCTATACAGGAATCATTTTGCTCACAGCTTTTAGGGGGAATGTTCCCAAGTGTCTCTTTCACCCCTTGCTTCACTGCAATCCTCCAAACATCTCTCCATTCCTTCCATTCATCTCCCCCCCTCTTTTCCTTATTCTGAAAGATGTGGACCACCTGCACTAATAGCTCTTTTTTGTAAGAAGGCTGATCACATGATTGATGGACAATTTTACTAAGTTTATCCTTCAGGTAGTTGTAAAGCAGATTCAGGTCTTTTTCTTTATGGGCCAGTTTCACTGAAGAACCTTCTTTTCCTAGAGCTTCCTTCTCACACTCAACCTCTTTCTCCAGAGAGAGTATATTACAATAGGCCGTTTCCAAGGCTTCTGTTTCAATTAGTTTGTTAATTTCCATTACTGCACAAGAGATATGAAAGAAAATGGTTAAGATTTAGACAGGGCATGACTGTTTGACACATTCACAGATATGCATTATAATCTACTTAGTAAATTGCTTACCTGACAAAGGTGATGGTGGAATATTGTGGGTGTCATTGCACTTGGTAATAGTCTCTTTCTCCATTATAGTGCTGGACTCTGGGATAGATTTAAATATTTCCGAGACTGATTTTCGATTGAAACTTATTTTTCTACTTATCCAGCTTGAGCCATCTTCTGTTGTAGGCGATTCTACATAACAAGTCAATAAAGATGTAAACTTACAAACTGCACACCTATGGTCCTTCAagagtttaaaaatgtattttgaaaGAACCCTTAGGTAAAATTGCGGCAGGAGCGCACCAACTGCACCACTTTTTTCTCTCCAAgtgaaaagaaataatattcACATAATCTGGATAAAAAACCCATGCATTAACACTTTCTTCTGTGTTTAATTGATGTGAAGACATCAATCAAACACAGAAGAAAGGATAATAATTGGACCAATCATAATAGTTCTGACCTGatcaacactcactcactctctcgtCTGTATCGTTTTATcgtgtatttagggtcgcagggagcctggagcctaacccaggagacttagggcacaaggcagggtacaccctagacagagtgccaatccatcgcagggcacacacacatacacacacttatttacacacaactgtgggaggaaaccagagtacccagagaaaacccaccaagcacggggagaacatacaaactccatgcaaacagcacacagagacgggaatcgagcctgactAGGAATCGAACgagatgcaaggtgacagtgctaaccattaccaTATGTGTATGTACACCATAGTGCCACCAAGCTAATCAACAATttcattcaataaataaaaatttaaatgcatttaagatTGCAGCAAAGTTACAcaccagctggagcattaaaagAGTGAGTGAGGTGAGTGACACAGTACTATTCAAAGAGAGAAATACATGTGAATATTTAAATTGACATTAGAATTTTTGCACAGAGTTTAATCATAAGGTACTTTATGTTCACCAGAACACTTAAAGGCTAACAAACCTAATTGATAGAGAAAcaactctttttttctctcttcctttctttcttctgcCCTTCTTTTGTATCACTGCTTCTTTTATGAATTTACTTTTTCCATTCATTTTTtaagaagtagtagtagtagtagtagtagtagtaatgctgtggttattattattattattattattacttttgctttccttctttttgtttggttttggttttgttgtATTATCTCTTAATTACGTGTGTTAACCCCTGAGTGTtgttatgaataaaaatggGGATAAGTTGTTTTATTGGATGATTAAACTTAatgcaaatattatatttttctttgtcctgtgtgtaaataattttactctCATCAGGGACATCATGGTGGCCTACTAACTTCACTACTATATACTTCATGTGCATATTCATGCAGAACCAGTGCCCTTATTTTCATTATCTCATTCCAAGCTTTTCTGATAAGTTGGCAGTGTATTACACAGTTGTGTTACTAGAACTGTTATCAATCAAAGCAGATTACAAAATCTTAATATATGTGCTTTTATACTTCTACTACTTTGTACTAATTCTACTCAGCTTGATaatgttaaataacaaaaacatattgcaacataattttcatttctattgatttgtttttccttatgttttattttgtactatttttcagaagtgaaagtaaaaaatgaGAGTTAGGTGAGTGTGTTTTACTTTGTGTGTCAGGAGAGCGAGGCTTAGTATTAGAATTGGGGCCATCTGGTGTTGctacttccttttcttttttttttctcaatgagAGTTTTCGCATCATGGTCTTCAACGTCACTGATCCACTTGAGCTGTTTTCAGCATTGTCTTTGTTTTCTGCCATTCTGTAATCATATATCATAAATGAAATGTCACACTAAATTTCCATACCagtttgtctgtctatctatctatctatctatctatctatcttgtgAAATGTTTATTGTCCAACCATCATCACTTACATATTAATCATTAATCCTAACTAATAAATGTTACCTAGGTCATTTCATAAAAAGccataaacaatgcattaaccCAGAAATCTTGAGCTGGCAAGGGGAGGGgttatatcattttaaaataaaaagaaatgaaaaagaaaacaaaagcaatTCATACGGTATATTTACATACCATGTATGTTGGATTCATGCAACCAACAAGTCAACAGCTTACCGTAAACACTATTCCATTTGAAATATGGACTTGTTGACTAGACCCTTCCACCGTACTGCCAAAGGAATCACATTCTCCACTGCACCAATGTTATGAAAACTACTACCTTTTTAAAGAGACACGGGT
Protein-coding regions in this window:
- the si:dkey-45k15.1 gene encoding tumor necrosis factor alpha-induced protein 2 isoform X1, encoding MLFNSAGLRGSSVPALAVKVHFRKQFRMAENKDNAENSSSGSVTLKTMMRKLSLRKKKEKEVATPDGPNSNTKPRSPDTQKSPTTEDGSSWISRKISFNRKSVSEIFKSIPESSTIMEKETITKCNDTHNIPPSPLSVMEINKLIETEALETAYCNILSLEKEVECEKEALGKEGSSVKLAHKEKDLNLLYNYLKDKLSKIVHQSCDQPSYKKELLVQVVHIFQNKEKRGGDEWKEWRDVWRIAVKQGVKETLGNIPPKSCEQNDSCIGVHLELLGKKIVELLEMVKAEIQNLYPPKFQVFETYAISCHEFVSDHLKVLLGQVTELKDYNALLDFAINQYHSGMILSSPSLQPEMKELKFFTLSDDLLGQIKKSYFDCLQENLPASIGNIINTEKENIWKKKVTPKREKDEIFLTSEVYTDICDLIRKYSDSSAKIDGNLEKMAVCKCMEALKHFPKRFEVEFSEHSRTLLESDLLDSCLWAEYHVAYINSFSSLKEHIEGYREKCSKQVQELITEVDGFIGHLRQALLKQFRAEIELYLGRLMTKDWLNTDTDFNELVNRIETYSGYSTSMRQLPAQTFANDVHYLVMKGYISELLRNKYSCKGKKNEDAAAKINEQCNVLNKLFCEMGSTLDWLHSLGFYISEIIKQEHEKDIKNVLNPLVENYPDISKKQFSAILSFRDNGLRFERSPAIQCFIELKRKLENNKTENLGNHVFFSDIQ
- the si:dkey-45k15.1 gene encoding tumor necrosis factor alpha-induced protein 2 isoform X2 yields the protein MAENKDNAENSSSGSVTLKTMMRKLSLRKKKEKEVATPDGPNSNTKPRSPDTQKSPTTEDGSSWISRKISFNRKSVSEIFKSIPESSTIMEKETITKCNDTHNIPPSPLSVMEINKLIETEALETAYCNILSLEKEVECEKEALGKEGSSVKLAHKEKDLNLLYNYLKDKLSKIVHQSCDQPSYKKELLVQVVHIFQNKEKRGGDEWKEWRDVWRIAVKQGVKETLGNIPPKSCEQNDSCIGVHLELLGKKIVELLEMVKAEIQNLYPPKFQVFETYAISCHEFVSDHLKVLLGQVTELKDYNALLDFAINQYHSGMILSSPSLQPEMKELKFFTLSDDLLGQIKKSYFDCLQENLPASIGNIINTEKENIWKKKVTPKREKDEIFLTSEVYTDICDLIRKYSDSSAKIDGNLEKMAVCKCMEALKHFPKRFEVEFSEHSRTLLESDLLDSCLWAEYHVAYINSFSSLKEHIEGYREKCSKQVQELITEVDGFIGHLRQALLKQFRAEIELYLGRLMTKDWLNTDTDFNELVNRIETYSGYSTSMRQLPAQTFANDVHYLVMKGYISELLRNKYSCKGKKNEDAAAKINEQCNVLNKLFCEMGSTLDWLHSLGFYISEIIKQEHEKDIKNVLNPLVENYPDISKKQFSAILSFRDNGLRFERSPAIQCFIELKRKLENNKTENLGNHVFFSDIQ